Genomic window (Psilocybe cubensis strain MGC-MH-2018 chromosome 1, whole genome shotgun sequence):
CTGTTTCGGATTATCAGGCCATTGTAGATGCCGAGTGGGAGATTATTTATCGCAAGTTGGAAGCGATTGAAAAGACAGGGGCCAAGGTGGTTCTCAGCAAGCTCCCCATCGGCGATTTGGCTACGCAATGGTTTGCAGACAGGGATATTTTTTGCGCTGGACGAGTGGCCGCTGGAGATTTACGACGTGTTGTTCAAGCTGTTGGGGGCGCAATTCAATCGACCTGTTCGGATATTGGTAGAGAGCACCTTGGAACTTGTGGACTCTTCGAGGAACGTCAGATTGGAGGCGAGCGCTACAACATCTTCGAAGGTTGTCCCAAGGCCAAAACATGTACCCTGATACTCCGCGGGGGTGCCGAACAATTCATTGAAGAGGTTGAGAGGAGTCTCCACGATGCTCTAATGGTTGTTAAGAGAGCCATCCGTAACGGCGAAGTTGTCGCTGGTGGAGGAGCTATTGAAGTAAACATcactttccttctttccttctaTCCAATTTTGACAGCATTGCTTATTTTAGATGGAACTTTCAGCTCACATCCGCAAGCATGCCTTGAGTATACCGGGCAAACTACAGCTCGTCATTGCGGCCTTCGCAAAAGCTCTTGAAATTATTCCCAGACAAATCTGCGACAACGCTGGTTTGGACTCCACTGATATTCTCAACAAGCTGCGGATGAAACATGCTAATGGCGAAGTCTGGTACGGTGTTGACGTTGATGGAACTTCTGGTGTTCGTAACAACATGGATGCATTTGTTTGGGAGCCAAGCTTGGTGAAGATAAATGCTATTACCAGTGCAAGTGAGGCAGCGTGTTTGATTCTTAGTGTCGATGAGACTGTCCGCAATCCTCAAAGTGAACAGGTGGGTAACTTATGGTACACTCTTCTGGTCTCTCTGATATTCATCTATTTTAGCAAAATCCCGGACCCAAAGCTCCACCAGGAACTGCTCAGCGAGCACTCAGAGGCAGAGGACGGGGAATGGGACGACGGTAGACAAGTTAGCCGGCCCAATTGATAAAATACAACTGGACGTAAGGGTAGCCAATTTTCTATTACCTTCAATGATAATCAATGATAAAAGTAGTACTCGTTTCAGTTCATCCGTTGACAATGTCAGCCTAAATGTGCTTAATGTCTTTCTTGTATCTATCGTAAACATATTTCAAATCAATAGCTAAAGAGATCCTCAATGTTCGAGATGGTCATGTGTTCGTGGCAAGTATTGTATTTTCTAGGTGACACCGCCTCCGTGGCACCTAGTTTCGGTTATAACATCACATAAAACATGCCAAAACATGTCGAAATTATTATTAAAGGAAGCAAATCTCAATTTTGACTCAACTTGAATGCCAATGACAGTACTATTAATTTCAAGTACTGCCTCCGTATCGTGGTCTGTCTACGAGAGACTACTGCCTTGGTAGGTGCCCGTGTGTGTGATGTAGTAGTAACGCCTCGAATTTGCAAGGATGTTATCACTTCCGAGTGACGATTGCCATACGCACCAGCTGTTGTTGATCTATTGACAAATGACGTTAGCTTATGTGTACTCTCATGCTGATATGCAACATGCAGTCGAGTCGTCGTATTCGCTTCGGATTCTCTGCAGTTTTCAGACTGAACCGGTAAACAAAAACAACTGACTGTGACGATCATGGGAACTTAATCTGGTCACTTGAGCATCTGGGATAATAGCACCAAATAGCGTTCCCACTTCATTCTCTTCTGAAGGTGATATTGCGGCTGACCGACGCGTTTGCGAGGTCAagctatttttagatttgTTATCACGACACAGCTGCCCAATATGGAAGGTTGAGTGCCCAATTTAGAAGCTCTGTTGCGCAATCGAAGAGCCTGAAAACGCAATATAGACGGTATAACACGTACTTTGAGCAACATCGCTCACGCCGGTTTGATATCGACCCCAAATCCACCCACATGTTCATTGACCTATTTTTAGAGATATGTACCACTGTAAGATAGATGATAAATAGACAGAAGCTCCATCCTGATTCGATGGTACTGTCGTTGTACTGTCGCTCTTGTTTATCGTGTCTTCGATCTAGCCATAATGACTACAATATTGGTCAATCACAAGGACACAAAAAGAATCTCTGTCGCTAGCAGCAGCGAAAAACTCTCCAATTTCTCCACAGACAATAATGGGGACATTCCCAGCCTAGGGATGCCAGTGGATGCTAAGGCATTTGGCTTTTTGTCACTCTGGAGGCAAGATAAAAAGGACTTGGACGCTGTAGCAACACAGCCATCGGTGTTTGATGACCCCACAACACTTGAGATCTACCGACCACCTCCACAGTACGAAAATACACATCGTTTCGACCCGCTTGCACGCTGGACATGGAGAGAGGAGAAGGTAAGCTGAATTCGGGTATTATCAGGTCATTCAATGATCTTTAATGTGATCAATTAGCGTGTCTTGAGAAAGATTGACATTCGAATCATGTTGTGGGCATTTATCATGTTTTTCTCCCTGGAGCTCGATCGCAGCAACCTTAGTCAAGCCAATGCCGATAATATTTTAAACGACCTGGGCCTGTCAACTAACGACTTCAACCTTGGAAATATTTTATTCCGCCTATCTTTTCTGCTTGCAGGTATCCTATAAtcatttctttcatcttcctATATGATTTTGATCAGAATTTCTCACTGGCAGAGCTTCCTTCACAATTGATATCAAAACGGGTGGGTCCAGACGTATGGATACCTTGCCAGGCAAGATTATCATTCTTATGTTGCTTGCCTCACTAAAATCAAACCAGATGGTTCTCTGGAGTGCAGTTTCTACTTCTCAGTTCTGGTTATCTGGAAGACGAAGCTTTCTAGCATGCAGGTGAGTACTGTGGTCAAATATAACTGTCAGTAGAACCAATGTTAATCGTGATCTAAATGGTACCCAGGTGTCTCCTTGGATTTATGCAAGGCGGTTTCATTCCCGACATTGTACTATATCTTTCGTATTTCTACACCAAGAATGAACGTGGGTCATTATTAATTGCGTAGTTCCAGTAGCTGATTCTCTTGAAAAGTGCCTATCAGACTAGCTTTCTTCTGGGTATCTAATTATACCTCAGATATAGTAAGCGCCTTCCTGGCCACTGGAATTTTGCGACTACGAGGAGTCGGTGGACGAGCAGGATGGCgctatctctttcttttggaGGGCATATTAACATTGGCTGTCGGGCTCTTGTCCTTTGCCCTGATGCCACCCGGACCAACACAAACAAAAGCATGGTACAGACCGGAAGGATGGTTTACCGCAAGGTGTGCTGTTCAACTTTCCCTACTAGGTCTTAAAAAGTATCTTCTAAGTTAGCTTAGAGAAGAAGTTATAATGGTGAATAGGTAATTCCTTTCAATATACTCTTAAAGCAGGATAATAGCAACTGAATCGAAACCATACCAGAGTTTTACGAGACGATCCATCCAAATCCGATATGCACAATCGAGAGGGGCTATCAGTCCGGATGATTTGGGAAGCCGTCAAGGATTGGAGGTTATGGCCCATTTATTCACTAGGAATTTCTCATATGGGTAAATTAAGTCTACCTTCGCAAAATCTTGTGATTTACTCTAACTCGAATTTCAAGTACCCGTTGTACCTCCACAAACATATCTCACTCTGTCTTTGCGGAATCTTGGCTTTACGACCTTGCAAACAAACTTGTTGTCCGTCCCGTCCATTGTCCTAGGCATGTTGGGGCTTTTGGCTACAGCATTTCTAAGTGAAGCTGTCAACAGTCGTGTAGCCGCAACTATTATTCTACAATTTTGGGCGCTACCTCTGTTGATCGCTCTTTACACGTTCAGCTCACATACATCACAATGGGTGTATTTCGCAGTTGTGACTTTGATTGCGGGATACCCATATGTCCATCCAATTCAAGTGGCCTGGGCATCTAGAAATTCTTACAGTGTGAGGACAAGGTATGATTTATGTTGAAGCCTATGTTGAGAAGTCGGCCTGACTTGGTGCTGAAGAACGGTGTCCGCGAGTATCTACAACATGTGTGTTCAGACAGGAAGCATTATATCGGTAAAGTGTTTCTTCGTCGATAAAACGTGAATTAAAACTTACGAGTCGTCGTGTATAGGCTAACATTTATCGAGCGGACGACAAGCCTTTGTGTACGTCGCTCAATGTGACCGTTATTTCTCAAAGACGCATCACATTGACTGCTCTATGCAGACAAACGCGGAAATAGAGACCTGATTGCGATATGCTGCATGAATATTTGCCTCTACATTTTCAATTACTTCTTTTATAAGACATTGAACGCTAGAAGGGAGCGCAAGTGGAAATCTTGGTCACCGAAGGTACATATCAAGCCTTGATATCATAGAGTATGTCGTTAACTCAGAGGGTCCGCCAGGAACAAGAAAGATACCTTGAAAATACCAAAGATGAAGGGAATCAGCGTATGGATTTTAGATTTGCGTACTGAAGCCAGATATAGGAAAGCCGCGATACGATATCCAGTTAGCTGAATGATATTACAATAGGGGATTAGAAAAGTTCAAAAGCTTCCCATATAGGCTCTACTATTCCCTTCTGGTCGACATCTACCCATCGTTTATTTGTATTGTCGATACCACCCGTGGAATCCAAATTGCCAAACGCATTGACCCAGCCTAGCCCGACCGCACTGAGCCTACAGACAGAGGAGCTGAATTCCGAGTTGCGTTAGAATTTGGAATATAATTCGTGGAACTAGATGTACCTAATTGCGCATACAACGGCGTCTGGCTTGATATCTGCGCCTTCTGCCGGCCACAAACCGCTAACAATGGCAAGATCAACAATCATACCCCTTGTGGCTGTGATCCGTTCATGAATGTCAAGTTCGTTGAAAGTTTTCTGAAAGTACTCTCCAGGGCTGGCTAAAGGACGCAACCTAGGATCTGATGCATCGAAAAGACTGTAAAATCGCCCCCGATACAACTGTGAGAATTGCTCATATGCAGTTGGTGAATCGGTCGCTAGATACACCACAGGATTGGAGGATGCCGAGCCAGGGTGCAGGCGCGTCCAGGTAGTTGCCACTGCATTAGAATAATCCTCAAGTGGGATTTTGCGATCTGGGAATATGTAGGAAAGCGATTTACGGTCACCACGTCTGATATGTGTTGCAATATAGACGATGCCGGAATTGTCCTGTTCGTTTGCCTCCTGTATAAATGCAGAAAGTTCCTTTCGCGCTAGCCGGATTAACTTGGTATTCCATTCGTTTGGAATAATCACTGATTTCAGAGAGTGGCCGGAATAATCAAATATAGGTTTCAATCGATTGAGTGAATGCCCATATCTTGAGACAGGAACTTAAGTAAGAAGGATCATGCAGCTTGAAGTATAGGATAACTAACGGGTCTTCGTAATGGTCTGAAAAGGCGTGACCAAAATGAAACTTGGCTGTTCTTGCGTTGATGACCTAGGACACAAACATCAATGTCAAAAATGACCTATTACCCATTGTCTGTAGGATGTTACCCAATGCCTGAGTCAAATATTGTCAATTTCAGAATGACCATATTGTTTGGTATTTACCTCGAAGTACGCGGGCATGCCACCAATTCTGGGATCCACCTCAGTAAACAGCGAGTAACAACGTTACGTTTTTTACTAACCGTCCGCAGGAGGTGGCAGGCAGTTAGGTTCAGGACCGGGTTGTCCTTTACTCAACTCCTCAAAATGATCCAGCCACCTTGTTGATAAACATGGATTAGATATAGTCAATGTAACCAATGTGATATGAAAGCATtggataattgataagacATACTTTCCTCGATTCCAGTAAGTATCGTCTACGAAAAACGTGCGATTTCGCTACCATGGCAGTAGTCAGCGTCATGCTGCCAGTAATTGAAGCATAATACCTCATTTGCCAATGCCGCAGCCTGGGCCATCAAAGCCAAATCTGCAGAAAGTCCAACCGTCCCATCGAGCATGTAAGTGATGGTGCTAGAACAAACCTTCCCAGCGCTTTTGATGTCGTCGTCATGCGGTACATCCATGCCTCCCATAGGGCCTATATCCCAAAAGTCCCCATGCGACATATAACCTTGATGCAATTTGGCGCATTCATTAAGATATTCATTAGGGTGGAGAGGAAATGTGGTATAGTTTGCGTAGGAAATGGTATGAGCGCCTGGTATCGTGGGCTTGTGCGAATGTGAAGGCGAAAACTTTGAATTTAACGCAGAAGTCGCAATCGGAGctgaagatgaagcagaAGACGTAGGTGCTTTTGCTCCCACATATTTGTGAAGCGCCTCCGGTCGAGTGAAAGACACGACGATCAGAAATAGTAAGATGCCGCTCAGGAATATCCCCACCGCTAACGGTAGTCGGGAGACAAAACGATATAAGAATTGCATTGGATGATGCAGTGGCTTTCGAGcctcccctcccttcccattTGAATCGGCGGTAGCTCGTGCGCGTGCGCTGTGTACAGAGAATCTGGCCGTTGATGACGAGGCTAACAGAGGGGCAGATTGCAAGGCGCCAGAGTCGTCATCGTAGTCCGTTCCATTCGACTCAGACAGTGGTATCTTCGAGAAGCCTTGTTCCAGACGGCTTGTTCGGGATCCGCTGTGTGGTGTCCGGGGTGTGAGTTGCTGGTCTGAACCTCGGTAGGAAGCGGTAGAAGTCAGCGGTCGAGGTCGTGGCATATTGACCCACAATAGCGCGCAGTCTTCCAAATCAATAGGAAGACAAAACTTAAGTAGCGATGGTCGAGTTAAAGGAATGAACTGTCTTCGTTATTAATCATTGCATGAACGAAGTCCCGGAAGTAGCGAACTCCAACATCAAATTCGGGGCAGTGATTGTTGCTGGCTCAACCATAACACTGCCACTTGGAACAGTGTTAACTTGATGGAAACATGGATTCGTAGGCAAAATCTGGTTATAAAATACATATACTAAAAATGTCCTTTATATATCTAATTATCGAGGCCAAGAGCAAGAAGAATATAAACGTCATCTAGCATTTAGGTTTAAAAGGTAGTTGAATATAACTTAAGGATTAACCGGAAGGTCGGGGGTAGGCGTGTTGGGAGGATTGCCAGGCAtaggaggagaagaaggtgTCGCTGAAGCAGAGGTGGAACTTGTGCTGACATTGGCAGTTGTATCCGGGCCATCGTCTGCGGCTGTTGCCTGCGTCGGGGTAGGTGCAGCACCAGATCCAGACGCACTTTGATTTGCGGCGGCCCCAATACCAgaaccatcaccatcacttTGAGCACTAACTGGAGCGTTAGGAAGTGTAGCATTTCCGGGACCACCTTGGCCAGTTGCCGACTGAATTATACGAGTCACTTCGTCAACGGCATTTCTGAGCGCTTGCATACTTTGTGCGTCGAGTTGACCAGAATCATTACTCTCGACATCCAGCGCCTTTGAGGTTTGAGATAAATTGCTCATTACTGTTTTCAAGAGAGGGCCAACGATAGGAAGGCCATCGAGCATGCCCATAACAGTAGCAGCGTCATCTCTGGCTGCTAGTTTGTTAACTGTCAAATAAATAGAACTTAGTGCATTGTGTGTTAGCTAGTGGCAATGAAAGAAGCATACATTGGGGAGCCCTTTGACGGATTGTGTCGGATCGCTCTTCGGCATTAACGCCCGTAGGGTAAGCAGCTGGTGCAACGGAAGACGAGGCATAGCTGGTACTCGAGGAGCTTGAAATGTCGACGTCGTGATTGCCGTCTCCTGTTGGCGCAGCCAAGcaggacgacgaggatgatatAGCCAAACCAGCGAGAAGAATGGAAGAGCTAGAGGGTATCTTCATGGCAAGATATAAGGCCGAGAGATTCGAGGCTGGGTATGTATCCGCAAGTTTTGATATATACCGTTGATAAAGCAAGAAGAACAaatgaaaagatgaaaatcCTTGGAAGATATAGTCAACAACTTTATAGAAGATAAGATCAGAATAGGGGGCGTTCTGGGGATCAGGCGAAACAGCAATGACGGTAGAAGATATCGACGGTGACTAGCAGGCCAAGAACGCATATCAGTGAAGACCAACGTtgtattttttcatttacaaAAGATGTCATGGTCTAGTCTCGAAAAAGAAGTCAGTCCTGAATCCACgacaatgaagacgatgGTTGATTTTGCAATGGCAAAATGCTGGTCAAAATTATATTCAGCGTCTTCTGTGTTGCATCTCCCATATTTCCTCCTCTCCATATGGAGCGCGACCCCCTGCACCCATGCTATTACCTCGGTATGAGGTCGCTCCAAGGAGGGTGTACTCCCACAAGTTAGAGAGAGAACGGCGGAGTGAGGTTCCCATGCACGATGAGAGAAAACACCAGAACAGTAAAGCAGCACTAGCAAGGACCCGATCAGCCTGGAATATGAAAATGACGGACACAAGTAGGAATCTCACAAGAGCAAGACGAAAATGGCCATTACGGGCACGAGCTGCGCAAGACTGCTCTGAGAGGAGGAAACAGTCATAGTGGTCGGGTACTAAAGAGGTATTAATGACCAAAGTCGCGCGACTCGGAGCCAAGTCCTTGTCTCCGTTTCCGTCATCTCAGATATCCGTCCCCGTAATCACACTAATTGAATTTGATGACCCAAGGAATTGTGCAGCTGGGCATAATCTGCATAATCTCGCAAGCGAGACACGTTTGCCAGGGTACGACTACGCTCACCTCAATTAGAGCCGGCCGGGTTCCTGTTCCCTCACAAACTGAGTTTGAGTCGGAGAACAAATTGCAAAGGCTATGCAGTCAAAACGAACCATCAGATAACCTCGACCCTCCGTTCCGACCCTAGTTGCCCTCAGGATCGTTTTGGCAGTCATCTTCACAGTTTTGCCTGTAAAATCTGTAAAATGTGAGTCCCAAGTCCTGCAATCTGCTGTTTCGGGTTCGGTGCAACCAGATCGTTGGGAATCCAATGCAACGGTAACATCTGCAGATTGGCTTCGACAGATTCGGATGTATCCACTGTTTCGGTTTTTCTCACTACCACCCCCTCCCCTTCTCTATATCTCATACTTTTTCTCCTACCTTCACTAGAGCACGATGGTCGATGGTAGCAGCACCCCCTCAGAGCCGACAACTAGTGGCTCAAAGCTTC
Coding sequences:
- a CDS encoding T-complex protein 1 subunit eta, encoding MQRGLPMQPTVVLLKEGTDASQGKPQLLSNISACLAIAETLSSTLGPRGMDKLIVNERGEAQITNDGATILKLLDIVHPAARTLVDIARAQDAEVGDGTTSVVLLAAQLLKEVRTLIEEGVSPHIIMKGFRQASQLALKRIKELQITVDKTDPERFRSLLLKCASTSMSSKLIHSEKPFFSKMVVDAVECLDQDDLDESLIGVKKVAGGGLQDSLLVKGVAFKKTFTYAGAEQQPKHFVDPLVLCLNVELELKAEKDNAEVRVDAVSDYQAIVDAEWEIIYRKLEAIEKTGAKVVLSKLPIGDLATQWFADRDIFCAGRVAAGDLRRVVQAVGGAIQSTCSDIGREHLGTCGLFEERQIGGERYNIFEGCPKAKTCTLILRGGAEQFIEEVERSLHDALMVVKRAIRNGEVVAGGGAIEMELSAHIRKHALSIPGKLQLVIAAFAKALEIIPRQICDNAGLDSTDILNKLRMKHANGEVWYGVDVDGTSGVRNNMDAFVWEPSLVKINAITSASEAACLILSVDETVRNPQSEQQNPGPKAPPGTAQRALRGRGRGMGRR
- a CDS encoding putative transporter (putative transporter YIL166C) gives rise to the protein MTTILVNHKDTKRISVASSSEKLSNFSTDNNGDIPSLGMPVDAKAFGFLSLWRQDKKDLDAVATQPSVFDDPTTLEIYRPPPQYENTHRFDPLARWTWREEKRVLRKIDIRIMLWAFIMFFSLELDRSNLSQANADNILNDLGLSTNDFNLGNILFRLSFLLAEFLTGRASFTIDIKTGGSRRMDTLPGKIIILMLLASLKSNQMVLWSAVSTSQFWLSGRRSFLACRCLLGFMQGGFIPDIVLYLSYFYTKNELPIRLAFFWVSNYTSDIVSAFLATGILRLRGVGGRAGWRYLFLLEGILTLAVGLLSFALMPPGPTQTKAWYRPEGWFTASLEKKL